The following is a genomic window from Micropterus dolomieu isolate WLL.071019.BEF.003 ecotype Adirondacks linkage group LG12, ASM2129224v1, whole genome shotgun sequence.
CAAACCGGAGAAGAATACACCAAGCAGGGGTCAAGTCTTCAAATCTGAGGAGAGAAAAccactgtaaaaacacaaggCTTTGCTTCAGTCTGACACTCCAGAGATACGGGGATTCACCAGATCCTGTTTGAAGATCACTGTCTACCATTTAAGACAAGGATGAATACCACTATCCAGTGCATCATTCTCCTGGCTTGCACTGCCATTTGCACTTCAGCAAGTAAGTGTGCTAATCTATGGGATTGTGGAAAtcttttttgctgtatttctacatttaggTGGCTTTAAATGAGCGATCCCTCTcgcttttattttgctgagCCTAACATCAGAAAAACACGAGAGGTGAAACTGTAGAGATCCCATAGATTATTTACACTGTTGTCTTAATTTTTCCAGCTATCAAGCGCTGCCATTGTGTAAAAACCATAAGTAAGGTAAATCCCTCTCTCATCACTGATGTCAAGGAGATTGATCCTCTTCCATATTGCAACAAGAAAGAAGTCATGTAAGTACCTGCAGTAATATGAATAAACAgtagtttttcattttcagtgaagATTATTGTTTTTCCGTGACAGTAATTCATAAGTCCTGTTTAGAgagttattttaaattaaagctttCTCCTTCTCCTACAGTGTCACACTGAGAGATAACAGCCAAAGGTGTCTTGACCCCAATGGAAAATTCACCAAAGGATATCTGCAATGGTAAGTCCAAAGACAAGCTTTTTACAGGGTGCAATCTCATTATCTGCTGTTCANNNNNNNNNNNNNNNNNNNNNNNNNNNNNNNNNNNNNNNNNNNNNNNNNNNNNNNNNNNNNNNNNNNNNNNNNNNNNNNNNNNNNNNNNNNNNNNNNNNNGGATTGTGGAAAtcttttttgctgtatttctacatttaggTGGCTTTAAATGAGCGATCCCTCTcgcttttattttgctgagCCTAACATCAGAAAAA
Proteins encoded in this region:
- the LOC123979826 gene encoding permeability factor 2-like translates to MNTTIQCIILLACTAICTSATIKRCHCVKTISKVNPSLITDVKEIDPLPYCNKKEVIVTLRDNSQRCLDPNGKFTKGYLQWKRAPRVEKIKTTSPETATVSATAVQTSS